CCACTTTTCTACGGTTCTCCTCGAGCATCTTCTCCAGCTCCTCCCTCTCTCTTCGCTCTCGTTCCTGCAAGGTCAATGAGGCAAAGCACATCGAACAACACAGTGAATCACGTAGTTCAATTCCAAATCAATATATTATGTTTATCTATGAATAACAAAGCACATTTTGCAAGGTTAATGAGTATACTAACCGCTTTCTCCCTTGCCTCGATAAGAGctgcttccttttctttctcaagttgagCTGCAACCTCAACGACTAACTTTTTACGGCCTTCTTCAATTCGTCTTTGTATCTCAAGCTTGATCTCCTCGGAGTTTAGAGACTCCTCAACCTTCTTTTTGATAGCTTCCTCAATCCGCAAAGCAGTTTCTTCTTCTATGAGTTTCAGTTCTGCTTCCTTTTGTCGCCTGTTCGTGGAATAAGGATGTTAACAAGAGAACTgtcgtcaaaaaaaaaaaagcaacaaAATGTAGTCTGGGGATATTCTCATAAGCCAGATGAACAGCCTTGAACTAGATCACCGAACAGCATGATAAGTTAAATTAATCATGATTTGCCAAGCCTTCCTAAAATACAAGATTATGTTTTTTAGGCATACCTCTAAAGAATCCAGATCCAAACAAATGAATTATCAAACTGGTGAACAGTAGATAAAGCAGGCACCAATTGCATCATCAAATATAACAAGTTGAACTATACCAGTAGCTTCCTTGAGAATAGCCTGTGGAAGAAAATGTCAAGTAACTTGTACAGGTTTAAAACTAGTCACTTAAACACAACAATTTCTCCATCATTAATACACAGCCGCCACACTATACAAGTTCTCAATTTGCAACCATCGAAGGCAGAGACAGTGCAATTTcccattcttttatttctttttcattttttttcacttGGAAGTGCAGGTAAAATTAGAAGTGCTTTTCAAAATCCAACGAGCAAACAAATAGCAAATGCCACTGACTGCACTGTTTTTAAATTGGGACATGCCACTGGGTTGTTCAGGGCATTAGCTCCCCAGCTCAGGAAATCCAGActgaaaataaagaagaaaaattaaaaccatgtcaGTTGGTCCAGGTCGTCATGTGGTTTGATTGATCCTCAAACAGAGTTAAGTGATCTATAACTGCTATAGGGCTCCAAATTACTGAATTTGGCACCAAATTTTGGTTGACTTGGTCAAGCTAGCAAGTCCAGTCCCCCACCAAAGAACACTAACTGAAGGTGAAGTAGTTTCATAAATTCAGGACACTAGAAACTTTAGTTATCAACTGCTTTGAAGGAATGAGTGTCGTAGCAGTCTAAACATAGGAATTGTCAAGGGTGTCCCCTTTTTATTCTTCGCTAACACAGACCCTGCTATATTCATCTTTCTTATTTACAAGTAAAATAAAGGTTGAAACTTCAAACACACGCTTCACAAATTAATTTGAACAATGGTTCCAGCTGCACCACCTCCCTCCTCCTCACACGCACTCTCACGCCATAAAATGCACAGAACAGAAGTATTGCGACTAAACTAAAGCCTCAAGATCCTCTCCAGAGTAGAAGATAAACTCTTAccgtttcttctcctcttccaatCTTTGTCTTTCATGCAAATCAAGACTAGGGCTGTCAGACTTGCTTAAGACCGAATTTGATATGCTCCTACTCCTCTGCCTTCTGTGTCTTCTTGGTGGCGGAGATCGACTAACTCTTCTTTGAGGACTTGGAGAGTGACTCTTTCGCCATCTTGGTGAAGGAGAACGACTTCTTCTACAAATAGAGATGTTTTCAGACAATTACATTAATAACATCTAGAAACGCTCAACAGTTAGGAAAAACCATTATTCTCCAGGCACGACCTTAAACAAAAAGATATAAAAGCAGGCAAGTGAAGGCTCATGGGAATTAAGGCAGATCACCTATAAGAATAGGGGGATCGGCTGCGATCccttctgctcctcctgctgctgtaCCGGGGAGAAGGAGAGCGCCTTCTCCTATAAGAAGGAGATCGAGATACCGTCCGAGGCATTTCTTTTTgtacaagctcaatcaatctagcAAAAAAAGAtccgattaaaaaaaaaattaaaggacaAAAACAAACTTCTCTGGCAACAATAATCCCATAAACAATCAAagcaaaataacaaaaaaaacgaCATATTGAACAGATAAGTCATTTAGACTAATATCAaccaaaaaattttaattttaccaAAAACCATAGCCTCCGATTGTCGATATTTTCATCCAAGGACCGGAAGAAACCAAAATTAGTTGCCACGCAGGAGTACGAAAGGCGATTGTCACGGAAAATAG
This window of the Zingiber officinale cultivar Zhangliang chromosome 3B, Zo_v1.1, whole genome shotgun sequence genome carries:
- the LOC122055598 gene encoding uncharacterized protein At1g10890-like isoform X1; its protein translation is MPRTVSRSPSYRRRRSPSPRYSSRRSRRDRSRSPYSYRRSRSPSPRWRKSHSPSPQRRVSRSPPPRRHRRQRSRSISNSVLSKSDSPSLDLHERQRLEEEKKRRQKEAELKLIEEETALRIEEAIKKKVEESLNSEEIKLEIQRRIEEGRKKLVVEVAAQLEKEKEAALIEAREKAERERREREELEKMLEENRRKVEEAQRKEALEQQQKELERYLELERIQKEKEEAMRRKKMEEKEERANQTKLLGKNKSRPKLSFAFGVK
- the LOC122055598 gene encoding uncharacterized protein At1g10890-like isoform X2, with amino-acid sequence MPRTVSRSPSYRRRRSPSPRYSSRRSRRDRSRSPYSYRSRSPSPRWRKSHSPSPQRRVSRSPPPRRHRRQRSRSISNSVLSKSDSPSLDLHERQRLEEEKKRRQKEAELKLIEEETALRIEEAIKKKVEESLNSEEIKLEIQRRIEEGRKKLVVEVAAQLEKEKEAALIEAREKAERERREREELEKMLEENRRKVEEAQRKEALEQQQKELERYLELERIQKEKEEAMRRKKMEEKEERANQTKLLGKNKSRPKLSFAFGVK